The genomic DNA GCGCCGCTTTTTGAACTTCTACGTCAATAGCGAAGATATCCGTTTCTTGGATGGGACTCAAACACCCCTGCAAGATGGCGACGAAGTGAGCATCGTTCCCGCAGTTGCTGGCGGCTGAAAACATGAGGGCAACCATTTGGGATTTGAGATTTTAGATTATCCAAAATCCAAAATCCAAAATCCAAAATCTAAAATCCAAAATCCAAAATCCAAAATCCAAAATCCAGTCATGGCAGAAGAAACCAATCATAACGAAGCAGGAGAAAACGCTCCCAGCACTGTCGATAAACAAGCGCCCAGCGTGGCTGAAGAAAACGCTCCCAGCACCGACTCACCTGCGACGACAGATATTCCCACTGCAAATGCACCCGATCCCACAGCAGTAAACCCAGAAGCGAATCCTAACGCCGCCGAGGAGAAACCTGCCAAAGCAAAGGCAGCTGCGAAAAAGCCTCCCAAAGCAGAAGCAGAAGCAGGTGGCGATACAGAAGAAAAGCCAGCCAAAAAACCTGCTGGCAAAAAAGAGAAAGCGCCCGGTGTTGAAGATAAGCCGTTTGCAGATTTTGTGCAACAAGACTATCTGCCAGCTATAACAGCAGCACTCGCCAAACAAGGCGTTAATGATTTACAGCTATCTTTTGAAAAGCAAAAAATTCCCATTATTGGCTTTGCCAAAGAACCGGAATGCTGGCAAATTATCGGCAGTTGGAACAAAGGTCTGCGTCAGTTTCGCGTCTATTTCTTCAATGAAGATATTCAAGGACAACGCGCTTTTTCCTTTGCGGAAAATGGCGGCAAACCGAGTACCCTCGAACCTTTCTTGATCGACGAACGCAAAATAACTCTAGATTTGTTGGTGTTTGGCGTCGTCCAAAGATTGAATGCACAAAAATGGTTGGTGCGGAATTAGGGACTAGGGGCTAGGGGCTAGGGGCTAGGGGCTAGATGAGTTTAGAGTTCTAGGAAGTGGTAAATTACGACACCTGTGGTTGGGTGATTGTCCACGGTGACATAACCGGATTTCAGCATTTGCTTTAAGACGGCTTCTACTTCCCCAAACCCGACGCCTGTATCCATTACTGCTTGAGTTACGGAAATTTTGCCGCCTCTAGCAGCAGCTGCTTTGACGAGTTTCACCATCAGCTGGTCGCGGGTGGGTGGAACTGTTACCGTAACGGCGGGTTGGTTTAACGGTATGCCTTTGGGAGAGTAACCCAATTTAGCTCTTACTTTGCTGTTGTGTTCTTCCACCA from Aerosakkonema funiforme FACHB-1375 includes the following:
- a CDS encoding NINE protein, with the translated sequence MRTGKCEFDRSMNDVGTSYILWFACFLQLHGLHRLYNRKIGTGLLWFFTFGLLGIGQLVDLLLIPGMVEEHNSKVRAKLGYSPKGIPLNQPAVTVTVPPTRDQLMVKLVKAAAARGGKISVTQAVMDTGVGFGEVEAVLKQMLKSGYVTVDNHPTTGVVIYHFLEL
- a CDS encoding DUF2996 domain-containing protein, encoding MAEETNHNEAGENAPSTVDKQAPSVAEENAPSTDSPATTDIPTANAPDPTAVNPEANPNAAEEKPAKAKAAAKKPPKAEAEAGGDTEEKPAKKPAGKKEKAPGVEDKPFADFVQQDYLPAITAALAKQGVNDLQLSFEKQKIPIIGFAKEPECWQIIGSWNKGLRQFRVYFFNEDIQGQRAFSFAENGGKPSTLEPFLIDERKITLDLLVFGVVQRLNAQKWLVRN